A region from the Lentimonas sp. CC4 genome encodes:
- a CDS encoding IspD/TarI family cytidylyltransferase, which yields MHRNAPASSLSSQTTAILLAAGSGSRMQGAVADKTLALLNGLPVLCHSVRAFLESGCIARLTIVHRDETQKAELTDALSQIDLGSTPVDWALGGSERQDSVYNALLVQPESCTHVLIHDSARPLVSIESIQALHTAAIRDRAAVLAHPVADTIKRIPDAEQLTQTELEDLDRSRLWAMETPQAFAHSDILRAYQHVRDSGLRITDDTAAAATIGLHTTIVPNHTPNLKITTPHDLNYAAWLLQQ from the coding sequence ATGCATCGCAACGCTCCAGCCTCAAGCCTCAGCTCTCAGACCACCGCCATCCTCCTCGCAGCTGGCAGCGGTTCACGCATGCAAGGCGCCGTCGCAGATAAAACACTCGCACTGCTCAACGGCCTGCCTGTGCTTTGCCACAGCGTGCGCGCCTTTCTAGAAAGTGGCTGCATTGCGCGCCTCACCATCGTCCATCGCGACGAGACGCAAAAAGCAGAGCTCACCGACGCGCTCAGTCAAATCGACCTAGGCAGCACGCCCGTCGACTGGGCACTCGGCGGCAGCGAACGCCAAGACTCTGTTTACAATGCACTCCTCGTTCAGCCAGAGAGCTGCACCCATGTGCTAATTCACGACAGCGCGCGGCCACTAGTCTCCATCGAGTCAATACAAGCGCTTCACACCGCCGCAATTCGAGACCGCGCCGCAGTGCTCGCCCACCCCGTTGCCGACACCATCAAACGCATTCCCGACGCAGAGCAACTAACACAAACGGAGCTCGAAGACCTCGACCGCTCACGCCTGTGGGCGATGGAAACACCACAAGCCTTTGCGCACTCCGACATCCTCCGCGCCTATCAACACGTGCGCGACTCCGGCCTACGCATCACCGACGACACCGCAGCCGCAGCCACCATCGGGCTGCACACCACGATCGTGCCCAACCACACGCCGAACCTTAAGATCACCACCCCGCACGACCTGAATTACGCCGCTTGGCTGCTGCAGCAGTAG
- a CDS encoding GH1 family beta-glucosidase, producing the protein MKKDFIWGVATAAHQVEGAWLEDGKGLNIWDAYSHTPGKITNGDHSEVACDHYHRYEEDIDLIANLGTNGYRFSISWSRIIPDGKGAVNQAGIDFYNRLIDGLIAKGITPFITLYHWDLPLTLQLENDGWLSYETAEAFERYAETCYKAFGDRVTNWMTFNENWCTAVLGYGDGLFAPGRVSNTEPYIVGHNLLLAHGLAVKKFRDGGYPGQIGIANNCDFREPLTDKPEDIAAAQESLEFFYGWLTDPVVFGEYPQIMRDRLGDRLPTFTPEQSQLLKGSADFLGLNHYTTHYASREPAADNPVESEDGNGGMSGDQQVCLSSDSSWHVNSMGWFVVPWGFRKMLNWVHDRYNGLPIYVTENGSAVAADTVEEAVDDQERADFIKGYTDAMKLAVEEDGVDVRGYFCWTLMDNFEWCRGYDMRFGLIYCDFETLERTPKTSYYAYRDIIKASQ; encoded by the coding sequence ATGAAAAAAGATTTTATTTGGGGAGTCGCCACCGCAGCACATCAAGTCGAAGGCGCATGGCTTGAAGACGGCAAGGGTCTGAACATCTGGGATGCCTATAGCCACACACCCGGCAAGATCACCAACGGCGACCATTCCGAAGTCGCTTGCGACCACTACCACCGCTACGAAGAAGACATCGACCTGATCGCCAACCTCGGCACCAATGGTTACCGCTTCTCCATTAGCTGGTCGCGCATCATTCCCGATGGCAAAGGTGCCGTGAACCAAGCAGGCATCGACTTCTACAACCGTCTCATCGACGGGCTGATTGCCAAAGGTATCACTCCCTTTATTACTCTGTATCACTGGGATCTCCCACTCACGCTACAACTGGAAAACGACGGCTGGCTCAGCTACGAAACCGCTGAAGCCTTTGAGCGCTATGCCGAGACCTGCTACAAAGCCTTTGGTGACCGCGTCACCAACTGGATGACTTTTAACGAGAACTGGTGCACCGCTGTGCTCGGCTATGGCGACGGTCTGTTCGCGCCTGGCCGCGTCTCCAACACGGAGCCTTACATCGTCGGTCACAATCTCCTGCTCGCCCATGGCCTTGCCGTTAAAAAGTTCCGCGATGGCGGCTACCCAGGTCAAATCGGCATCGCCAACAATTGCGACTTCCGTGAACCACTCACCGACAAGCCCGAAGATATCGCCGCCGCGCAAGAGAGCCTCGAATTCTTCTATGGCTGGCTCACTGATCCCGTTGTCTTTGGCGAATATCCGCAAATCATGCGTGACCGACTCGGCGACCGTTTGCCAACATTCACACCCGAGCAATCCCAGCTCCTCAAAGGATCTGCGGATTTCCTCGGACTCAATCACTACACTACGCACTACGCCTCCCGCGAGCCCGCAGCAGACAACCCGGTTGAATCCGAAGACGGCAACGGCGGTATGAGCGGCGATCAGCAAGTCTGCCTCAGCTCGGACTCCAGCTGGCACGTCAACAGCATGGGTTGGTTCGTCGTGCCGTGGGGCTTCCGAAAAATGCTCAACTGGGTGCACGATCGCTACAACGGCCTGCCGATTTACGTCACCGAGAATGGCAGCGCCGTCGCAGCTGATACCGTCGAAGAAGCCGTCGACGACCAGGAGCGCGCCGATTTCATTAAAGGCTACACCGATGCAATGAAACTAGCGGTCGAAGAAGACGGCGTTGATGTGCGTGGATACTTTTGTTGGACACTCATGGACAACTTCGAATGGTGCCGCGGCTACGACATGCGCTTCGGTCTCATCTACTGCGACTTCGAAACACTCGAACGCACACCGAAGACCTCGTATTACGCCTACCGCGATATCATCAAGGCCAGCCAATAG
- a CDS encoding hybrid sensor histidine kinase/response regulator encodes MKQPLILLVEDTPENIDILHGLLVIGMEYRIKFATSGKRALELAQIEAPDLVLLDIMMPEMDGFEVCRRLKADDSLKDVPIIFISALHDTLNKMQAFTCGGVDYITKPFQPDEVAARVRTHLELQQMRTNMKSLVQAKSHELIEANRRLELADIAKNDFLHLISHELRTPANGIIGITDLLFENLPDDPSINKMRSIFNKSRDRMIDTLDDALFLAKVDMSLKQSDLQLIRLDHLLREAAIISDCVVSEIPEISSQVKGELDILTNALSSLIQTVGCFTSDEKQIEIEAHQSNKQTVVQIKGTGPIVDTKALDGFFDVMNDSLIRTSAEPLGLKPIVAEHIILMHGGQVALKANEEGGISLELMFNCASKETTDSTASLN; translated from the coding sequence ATGAAACAGCCTTTAATTCTACTCGTCGAAGACACTCCTGAAAATATCGATATCCTACATGGGCTGCTAGTGATCGGGATGGAGTATCGCATCAAGTTTGCAACATCTGGAAAACGTGCTCTTGAACTAGCACAAATCGAAGCCCCTGACTTAGTTCTCCTAGATATAATGATGCCTGAAATGGATGGCTTCGAGGTCTGTCGTCGCTTAAAAGCAGATGACTCACTCAAGGATGTCCCCATTATCTTCATCAGCGCTCTACATGATACCTTGAACAAAATGCAAGCGTTTACCTGTGGAGGCGTGGACTATATAACTAAGCCTTTTCAACCTGACGAAGTCGCTGCCCGAGTGCGCACACATCTCGAATTACAGCAAATGCGGACTAATATGAAGTCACTGGTGCAAGCAAAAAGTCATGAACTGATTGAAGCAAACCGTCGTCTCGAGCTCGCAGACATTGCAAAAAATGACTTTTTACACTTAATCTCACACGAATTACGGACTCCAGCTAACGGTATTATCGGAATTACAGACCTATTGTTTGAAAACCTCCCAGACGATCCTAGCATTAATAAGATGCGATCAATTTTCAACAAATCTAGAGATCGCATGATTGATACACTAGATGATGCCCTGTTTCTGGCAAAAGTGGATATGTCTCTCAAACAAAGCGATCTACAACTAATAAGGTTAGACCACTTACTCAGAGAGGCTGCGATTATTTCGGATTGCGTAGTCTCCGAAATCCCGGAGATCTCGAGTCAGGTTAAAGGCGAACTTGACATACTGACCAATGCATTGAGCTCTTTAATACAAACGGTCGGTTGTTTCACCTCAGATGAAAAACAGATAGAGATCGAAGCACACCAGAGCAACAAACAAACAGTGGTCCAAATAAAAGGGACTGGACCAATTGTCGACACCAAGGCTTTGGATGGATTTTTCGATGTCATGAACGATTCACTGATCAGAACCTCTGCAGAGCCTTTAGGCCTAAAACCAATTGTCGCAGAACACATTATATTAATGCATGGAGGACAAGTAGCGCTCAAAGCCAATGAAGAAGGCGGAATTTCCCTCGAACTCATGTTTAACTGCGCATCCAAAGAAACAACCGATTCCACCGCTTCCTTAAATTAG
- a CDS encoding transporter substrate-binding domain-containing protein — MKKLTLIVGLFLAGLLSALELNEEEKAWIKANPTVRCFLMDSPPYHFQEDGKETTGICVELLNDIAEQTGLKIEYVKGETLAEALAELREGQSIGILPLVKNTEERRVYIEFSDDYWSDTISIYTNRNSSPIFSIAGLAKKTVAIPEASYLGQMLATECPTARVIEFPTATYCLSALNQGAVDAYLGDLAGTHYQITLNEFDQIRLSAPTRWETQQLAFGVRKEWPALASILNKGLSQTSESDRAAMALKYYTKDTSKLKVLNTVITRGMIGSLLIILIVLAWNGTLRRKVRLNTEQLRQHGQQLEIQVKEKTAHLIKEKEQTDALLEAARVVLKSDNFSAVAERIFEISSKVIGASAGYIALLSEDNTEYELLFLMEGKHADDTKHLPPFPRRLRTPPRNRIEAAYENDLHKNSRYNGLLPTGVSTFKNLAFAPFTISGKVYGLIAFANKEDGFTDDDLEIAYAHAKLATMSLRNSRSQKAFEIYSQELEVSNSRLTSLIDNMPIGYAEHEIILDESGEMTDYRCLSANRAFTEQSGLTSDVVGKTGLEVLPEIEDYWIKIFESVALTGKQQSLSHHSKALGKYFEVQAFSSIRGQFSVLCSDITERKEVELEMVRLNELSRTSLELARAGAWHMDVVNYPERFYVSTDLMKLLGEVVPAGQDYILIKDWKDNLMSTNQEVGKEAIATLQTELNNHNGSSSDCTWQYTRKIDNQIRWFHSMAKVERNENGDAVYISGVTQDITAQKEAEDALRNSEASLKEAQQLAQLGNIGVNLKTNEVVAWSDETLQILGLPQDAICHLDTILALVDPADLKAIQSTTKQAVETNETQTIEYRITRPDGDTRTIYQTERTIVDNSSGDLLLQATIQDITELRHAEERALLLSSVVENSRDFIGIYNLDLRCIYMNASAKRLLNAPLDLQISSLNIQDLHPDWVNDIINNEGLPAVVKYGEWKGETALLSLDGNIILTSQLIFPIMNSKNGKVQYYATIIRDINERKKQEARLRKAKEAAVAASIAKSDFLANMSHEIRTPLNAVIGMGYLIGKTKLDAQQSNYLKKMQVSAKILLGTINDILDFSKIEAGAVELEHTEFRLADVLHDVGDINAITAHKKGLDLFYNTSNVENLILMGDSLRLAQILNNLVSNAIKFTKSGSVVISAEILSERSEKIELRFVVKDTGIGISKDQQALLFSSFTQADTSTTRKFGGTGLGLSISKKLIEMMGGEIGVDSMPDQGSTFHFTVHLDHFADKITQALEEIKSRHVLIAVENSELSTILTEMLTPRAATVEAILNRDAVLLRLQQASFDIVFIDCCLGDPYSSRICAKIKELPIDRKTKIVSLGNDTCRSCGSPNCNAPLPKNFSLSDLYNAISRERKNQPVTSTLDKPVIDEKHVANKIGGSHVLLVEDNEINQDLSIELLEAVGLKVTLAENGQDAIQRLETNNFDIVLMDIQMPIMDGYEATRRIRSDARFETLPILAMTANVMSTDIANAKQAGMNAHIAKPIDPNELYTKLQEMIVVKHSNKRIQPKLKEQSQIPPRVSIDGLDLEKGMQSVAGRWELYEKILRKFITNYADIGEELSSKIKNKQYDDAQRSAHSLKGLAGSIGAHELQKAAKIAEQAIKDQHLDEAQTAFRQIQSVIEPLIANIQSTIGKSTEPAPTTVTAAGDTAEILNKLRAELKAGESTALQTFKRLNGVITPSQFKEVAILLENYAFEDALQALEGFEPAPDTLE; from the coding sequence ATGAAAAAACTGACTTTGATTGTTGGACTGTTTCTCGCGGGGCTACTTTCGGCGCTAGAGCTGAATGAAGAGGAGAAGGCATGGATTAAAGCGAATCCTACCGTGCGCTGTTTCCTGATGGATTCGCCACCCTATCATTTCCAAGAAGACGGAAAAGAAACGACAGGGATATGCGTCGAACTGCTGAATGACATTGCAGAACAAACCGGCCTTAAAATCGAATATGTGAAGGGAGAGACATTAGCAGAAGCGCTTGCGGAACTCAGAGAAGGTCAATCGATCGGAATCCTTCCATTGGTTAAAAACACCGAAGAGCGAAGAGTATATATAGAATTTAGCGATGACTATTGGTCCGATACGATCTCCATCTATACCAACCGAAATAGTTCACCTATTTTTAGCATTGCAGGTTTAGCCAAGAAAACGGTCGCAATCCCTGAAGCATCCTACTTAGGCCAAATGTTAGCAACCGAGTGTCCAACAGCAAGAGTCATCGAATTCCCGACAGCGACGTATTGCTTAAGCGCATTAAATCAAGGAGCAGTCGATGCATACCTTGGCGACCTTGCTGGAACACACTATCAGATCACACTCAATGAATTTGACCAAATCCGGCTCAGCGCGCCGACGCGATGGGAAACACAGCAATTAGCATTCGGGGTTCGTAAAGAATGGCCCGCTTTGGCCTCAATTTTGAACAAGGGATTATCTCAAACATCAGAGTCGGATCGTGCCGCCATGGCTCTGAAATATTACACTAAAGATACTAGCAAGCTAAAGGTGCTAAATACCGTGATTACCAGGGGCATGATCGGCTCATTACTGATCATACTGATAGTGCTGGCTTGGAATGGCACCCTACGGCGCAAGGTCAGACTAAATACAGAGCAATTACGTCAGCACGGGCAACAGCTCGAAATACAAGTGAAGGAAAAAACCGCTCATTTGATAAAGGAGAAAGAACAAACAGATGCACTGCTGGAAGCAGCCCGAGTCGTGCTCAAGTCCGATAATTTCTCTGCTGTGGCAGAACGAATATTCGAGATATCAAGCAAAGTCATCGGGGCCTCCGCTGGTTATATCGCTCTACTGTCTGAAGATAATACGGAATACGAACTGCTATTTTTAATGGAAGGCAAGCACGCTGACGACACAAAGCACCTCCCTCCATTCCCCAGAAGGCTGCGCACCCCGCCTCGCAACAGAATTGAGGCAGCCTACGAAAACGACTTACACAAGAATAGCCGATATAACGGCCTACTCCCGACGGGAGTTTCAACCTTCAAGAACTTGGCGTTCGCACCATTCACCATTAGCGGAAAAGTTTACGGTCTGATCGCTTTCGCGAATAAAGAAGATGGCTTCACTGATGACGATTTAGAAATCGCCTACGCTCATGCAAAGCTGGCGACAATGTCCCTAAGAAACTCAAGATCTCAAAAAGCATTTGAGATATATTCTCAAGAACTAGAAGTTTCCAACTCTCGTTTAACTTCACTCATCGACAACATGCCAATCGGCTATGCCGAACATGAGATCATTCTAGATGAATCAGGAGAGATGACCGACTATCGCTGCCTCTCAGCCAATCGAGCCTTCACCGAACAGAGCGGGTTAACCAGTGATGTAGTGGGAAAAACCGGGCTAGAGGTATTGCCCGAAATCGAAGATTATTGGATTAAGATCTTTGAGTCGGTAGCGCTCACAGGAAAGCAGCAATCACTTTCGCACCACTCAAAAGCCTTAGGTAAATACTTCGAAGTCCAGGCGTTCTCTAGTATCAGGGGACAATTCTCCGTCCTCTGTTCAGACATCACAGAACGTAAAGAAGTAGAATTAGAAATGGTTCGATTAAACGAACTCAGCCGAACATCCTTAGAACTCGCGCGTGCAGGCGCATGGCACATGGATGTGGTAAACTATCCCGAACGGTTCTATGTGTCGACCGACTTGATGAAGCTTTTAGGTGAAGTCGTCCCAGCAGGACAAGACTACATTTTGATAAAGGATTGGAAGGACAACCTAATGTCTACAAATCAAGAAGTGGGAAAAGAAGCGATCGCGACCCTGCAAACTGAACTCAACAATCACAACGGGTCCTCCTCGGATTGCACTTGGCAATATACCCGAAAGATCGACAACCAAATTCGCTGGTTTCATTCGATGGCAAAGGTCGAGCGCAATGAAAACGGCGATGCCGTTTATATTTCAGGAGTCACTCAGGACATCACGGCACAAAAAGAAGCCGAAGACGCACTCCGAAACAGCGAAGCTAGCTTAAAGGAAGCACAACAACTCGCCCAATTAGGCAATATAGGCGTTAACCTAAAAACAAATGAAGTTGTGGCATGGTCTGATGAAACGTTGCAGATATTAGGCTTACCTCAGGATGCTATATGCCACCTCGACACGATACTAGCCCTAGTTGATCCAGCTGACCTGAAAGCCATTCAATCCACGACTAAACAAGCAGTGGAAACAAATGAGACGCAAACGATTGAATACAGGATAACCCGGCCTGATGGAGATACCCGCACAATCTATCAAACCGAGCGCACCATTGTGGACAACTCAAGCGGCGATCTTCTTTTACAAGCTACCATTCAAGACATTACCGAGCTACGCCATGCCGAAGAACGAGCGCTATTGTTAAGTTCAGTGGTCGAAAACAGCCGCGACTTCATTGGAATCTACAATCTCGACCTGAGATGTATCTACATGAATGCATCCGCCAAACGTTTATTGAATGCCCCACTGGATTTGCAGATATCGTCGCTGAATATTCAAGACCTACATCCAGACTGGGTGAATGATATCATTAATAACGAAGGATTACCTGCAGTCGTTAAATACGGCGAATGGAAAGGCGAAACTGCCCTATTGAGCCTAGATGGAAATATTATCTTAACATCACAACTCATCTTCCCAATCATGAACTCCAAGAATGGTAAAGTGCAATACTACGCCACAATAATACGCGACATCAACGAACGTAAAAAACAAGAGGCAAGATTGCGAAAAGCCAAAGAAGCAGCCGTAGCAGCTAGTATCGCAAAATCTGACTTCCTCGCCAATATGAGCCACGAGATTCGCACCCCGCTCAACGCCGTCATCGGCATGGGCTACCTAATAGGAAAAACCAAGCTCGATGCTCAACAAAGCAACTACCTCAAGAAAATGCAGGTCTCAGCGAAAATCCTACTAGGAACAATCAACGACATCCTTGACTTTTCAAAGATCGAAGCTGGCGCTGTAGAGTTGGAACATACTGAATTTCGTCTTGCCGACGTCTTACACGACGTAGGCGACATCAATGCCATAACAGCGCATAAGAAAGGACTGGACCTTTTCTACAACACATCAAACGTCGAAAATCTCATACTGATGGGCGATTCCTTACGCCTAGCACAGATACTCAACAACCTGGTCTCAAACGCCATTAAGTTCACCAAATCAGGATCCGTGGTGATATCAGCAGAGATCCTGTCTGAAAGATCAGAAAAAATAGAACTACGTTTCGTTGTCAAAGATACTGGTATCGGTATCTCAAAAGACCAACAGGCACTATTGTTTAGTTCATTCACACAGGCAGACACATCCACTACACGCAAATTCGGCGGCACAGGACTCGGGCTATCTATCAGTAAAAAGCTGATCGAAATGATGGGCGGTGAGATCGGAGTCGACAGTATGCCTGACCAAGGTAGCACCTTTCATTTCACAGTTCACCTAGACCATTTCGCCGATAAGATAACACAAGCACTCGAAGAGATCAAAAGTAGGCACGTGCTGATTGCCGTCGAAAATTCCGAATTATCGACAATTCTAACCGAAATGCTCACTCCCCGTGCGGCCACAGTCGAAGCCATATTGAACCGTGATGCTGTGCTACTGCGTCTGCAACAAGCATCCTTCGACATCGTTTTTATCGATTGCTGCCTGGGCGACCCCTACTCGAGTAGAATATGTGCCAAAATTAAGGAGTTACCGATCGATAGAAAAACGAAGATCGTCTCCCTCGGAAACGATACCTGTAGATCATGCGGTAGCCCGAACTGTAATGCTCCGTTGCCCAAAAATTTCTCACTTTCCGACCTTTATAACGCAATTTCAAGAGAGAGAAAGAATCAGCCAGTCACTAGCACTCTAGATAAACCTGTCATTGATGAAAAGCACGTTGCAAACAAAATAGGTGGATCACACGTCCTATTGGTCGAAGATAACGAAATCAACCAAGACCTTTCCATTGAACTGCTCGAAGCGGTTGGACTGAAAGTGACCTTAGCCGAAAATGGTCAAGACGCCATCCAACGACTTGAAACGAACAACTTCGACATCGTCCTAATGGATATCCAAATGCCGATCATGGACGGCTATGAAGCCACTCGCCGCATCCGCTCCGATGCTCGCTTTGAAACACTGCCCATCCTTGCGATGACCGCCAATGTGATGTCAACCGACATCGCCAACGCGAAACAAGCAGGTATGAATGCCCATATTGCCAAACCAATTGATCCCAATGAGCTATACACAAAGTTGCAGGAGATGATCGTGGTGAAACATTCAAACAAAAGAATTCAACCTAAACTCAAAGAACAGTCACAAATACCTCCGAGAGTATCTATAGACGGACTTGATTTAGAAAAAGGAATGCAAAGCGTCGCAGGACGATGGGAACTCTACGAAAAAATTCTTAGAAAATTCATCACGAACTACGCAGACATTGGGGAGGAGTTATCCAGCAAAATCAAAAACAAACAATACGATGATGCCCAACGCAGTGCTCATTCACTCAAAGGGCTTGCCGGCAGCATCGGTGCTCACGAACTGCAGAAAGCTGCAAAAATTGCTGAACAAGCGATCAAGGATCAGCATTTAGATGAAGCTCAAACTGCATTCAGACAGATACAGAGTGTCATCGAGCCTCTGATCGCAAACATTCAAAGCACCATAGGGAAGTCAACCG